From Zea mays cultivar B73 chromosome 3, Zm-B73-REFERENCE-NAM-5.0, whole genome shotgun sequence:
TGTGACAGGCTGAAAAGGTTGGAATAAACCCAGGTCAGATGGGCGGGAAATACTTAAGATTAAGGGCCCCTTTGGCAGGGCTCTGGCTTCTCCAAAAACGGCTTTAGCTCTGGCTTACGAGGTGAAACCACTTCTTTAGATGAGCCAAAGCTATTCTAAAAATCATTTGGCAAAACGGCTTataggttgtttttcagaaagaccCTTGTATATGTATATCTCTCCTGTACGTGGCTAGGGATTGAGGGGAGGACCAAAAAATAATAATTTGGACTGGTGGGAGGGCTATTGTGCAAAAATAACGTGAGCTGAAGCCGGGTGAGCCACTTTTTTTGGCTCATGCCCTCTAGTTCATTTTGGAAAAGCACTTCACTGGTGAAGCCATTTGAAAAAGAGGTGTTTGGCACAACTTTTGCATGAGCCAGagccgaagctgaaaaataagCCCTACCAAAGGGGCCCTAACTTACACGGCCGAACGGATAGCACAAAGGCAGGGTTTGGATCCAGCTAGGCACTGTATGACTAGAGTGGGCCTGACACATGGTAAGATGAATCGTGCCGACCCATGATCTATTCTCAGCCAAAGGCCTGCACACAACAGTAGGCTAGGTTGGTTGTGCTTTGCCAGTTTGGCTTGTTAAATAACTCTACTTAGGGTTATATGGGCAAATACCTGTTTTGTCTCTAAggagtctcacatctctatataaggaacatgtacacccctttataatacagagaagagaaagaggccaaaGGCCCAATCCTATATCCTATGTATTGTGTGCTTTCTGTGGTGCTTCTGGGAAGGGATACGGTTATGCCACGACTTCTCGCGCCtaatctgctgacgggagggaagggtacAGAtttgtgatccgtggtaacgtagttctcaacacgttatcagcacgctctacctcgacgttgctgcggctagatcagatctgcatcaactctccgtcaagccggcaggtctttagcctagccgaactgtcctacgcgacaggcttcgaTTCTCCCTCTATGCAATCGAGCGGTATGTTTTCTTGATCCGCTGGTGTGATCTATGCGCCACAAACTTGTTGTCTCCGTCGTGGTGCTGCGTCCGTGCTAGAAGCGCGGCACCCGTGGCAGCTAGCTCTCACCGGAGTGGTGGTTATGCACACCAGCTGGGAGGCATGGCGTCTGACCCGGTCCATCCTGCCATCCTAGAAGGCTGGAACAAAATTCACATGCATGCACAACCGTCTGCAATGCATGCACCTGCGTATAGGAATTTGCAATGTCTCCTGGTCTTTCTGCATGAAGAAAGGAACACCTAGTACCGCATCAGCAGGGCAGCCATGGTAGTGAGCAGCGGCAGTTTCGCTTGCATGCATCCATGCATGCCTATTGTGGCCAcacatctatactactctattaagagagTAGTGTCAGCGTCCACACCAAATGTgcccccgccttccccgcgcccccgCGATCCTCGCCCTCGTCCCGCGTATCCCCTTCCTTCGTTGTCGCGATGCCCTGCCCCCGCTCGCGTCCGCCGCCGCGTCACCCCCGCCTCCCCCCCGCTCAGCTCCTCTGTGCCCCGCGTATCCCCTTCcgtcctcgatctggtcggacccCCCTCCTCCGCGTGCCGGACGATCCAATCTATGGCCGTCTCCACCACGCGCTCGCCGGCGGCGATTGACCGGCACGCGGTACGGCTGATCACGCGCGTCTCCATAGCGATGGTCGTCGTCGCCACACTCTCACTCTTGTACCTCTTGCGCCACGCATCCATCTACTGTTTCCCCGCGTCCCACCAGCCTGCCCTCACCATCTCGCTCGCCCCATTCCCCCGCAGCTCCTGCGACGCCGCCTCGCGCCGACTGGTCCCGCCCGACCACCGCCTCGCTAAGCTCCGCGCCTCCCCGCGCTGGAGACGTCGTGCCGCCTCCCTGGCCACGTCCGCCTTCCCACCGCTCCGCGGCCTCGGCATCCTCGCGGCCCCTTCGCGCGTCCTCTGCCTCGCCGCCGGCGCCGGCCACGCCGTCGACGCGTTCCGCGCAGCGGGGACCAGAGACGCCATAGGGGTCGACCTCGTAGAGTTCCCGCCGCTTGTCCGCCGCGCGGATCCCCACCACCCCCCATTTTCCGACGGCGCCTTCGACCTCGTGTTCTCGGATGACCCCTCGGCGACCTCCGGCGCGCTCTTCCCGTCCCGCCTCGCGCGAGAGGCTGAGCGCGCCGTCCGCCGCGGTGGCGGCATCGCGCTCGCGTTCGATCGGGAGATCGAGACCGTCGCTGTCGCTACGCTATTCAAGAGATCGCGCGTCCTGGATGTGAAGGATGTCACGTTGGATGGCTCTCAGGTTAGGCTACTGATCATGCAGAGTAATGGCACAGACCCATATTgatccgtgttcatccgcttcatGTATTATCATATCTTAGTGATGCTATCCAAAGAATCTGAGGAAGACAGTTGTGAACATGAATTATAATCAGTATAGATGATGGTTCATAAATATACGAAATTGTTCGATATTATTGACTGCTTTGCTGTGCTGTACCGCAGGCATCTGGACGATCTTGATGGTTCATAAAAATACGAATTTGTTCCATATTATTGCCTGCTTTGTTGTGCAGTATCGCAGGCAGCTGGATCTTGAGCGACCTTACACAAAAAAGAAAGAGGTTAGTATATATTGATGATATAATCTAAACAAGAGCTACTCGACTTAACTTAAGTTTCGGCGGATGGGTAGCTTGATTCTTCGTGTGGTCTAATAGAAAGAAAATAGTTGCATCAAAATTAATTAGGGCTCTAATGACAGCTATTTCTAATTGTTTCAGTTACGTTATTACTTAGTTCTCTGTATTTCCTATTTGTTTCACTGAGATCAAAATTTTGATATGTAATTCCATTTTTTCTATTAGATCCTTACTTACTATTTTAAAGACAACTAACTATATACTATTTCAAAGTTTTATGTGTTCTTTGAAAACAGCTATCAATACATCTGTATGTACTAATGTATCTTTAAAGTTTCATAGTTCTATCAGTGTGACTATGCTCCCTTGTAATTGTTACATGCACCCTATACGAGCGGGGGAAGAGGGGGAGCGAGGGGAGCAGCAATGGCGGAGGAATTTGCGGCCCAGGCGGAAACGGAATTGGGGAGCAGATCACCATGTTTCCAAACTACTTTCCTTTAGACAAATAGAACAATAATAAACTAATATATGTCCATTGATTTAGAAGAAATAACTTGATCCTCAATTTCATTTTGCAGGCTAGAATAGTAGGTGGGACAGGCACTGATGGGACACCTATTATTGCAGGGATTGCAAAGTTCATGGATATATTAACTACTGGACTTGTTACATCCCCATTATCTTGCAACACTAAATTACAGTGAGTTTTGAAGATTGGGAATTTGGGACCTCATATCTTAAATTTGTTTCTGCAGTGAGTTACTGATCTGGAGACAATCGAGAGTAGAGTGTTGAAGGCACATCTCCAATATTCCTACACAAAAACACAAAAACACAATGCACATCAACTAACAGAAGTGCAATACCCTCTCATGTGAGTCTATTCACATCTttctttttttagatgattcgttTAAACCTCACTGTGTACAGGGCAGAATCACAGTCCATGCATGCTGGCTTGCCATGTTTTTCTCTCTTTTGCCACCTCCTAGGTCAACTATTGCTATTGCTTTCAGTTCAGATGGAAAACACTTGCATCCACAAGATCATTTTATACAAA
This genomic window contains:
- the LOC103649812 gene encoding uncharacterized protein, which translates into the protein MAVSTTRSPAAIDRHAVRLITRVSIAMVVVATLSLLYLLRHASIYCFPASHQPALTISLAPFPRSSCDAASRRLVPPDHRLAKLRASPRWRRRAASLATSAFPPLRGLGILAAPSRVLCLAAGAGHAVDAFRAAGTRDAIGVDLVEFPPLVRRADPHHPPFSDGAFDLVFSDDPSATSGALFPSRLAREAERAVRRGGGIALAFDREIETVAVATLFKRSRVLDVKDVTLDGSQVRLLIMQSNGTDPY